A window from Triplophysa dalaica isolate WHDGS20190420 chromosome 3, ASM1584641v1, whole genome shotgun sequence encodes these proteins:
- the plppr4a gene encoding phospholipid phosphatase-related protein type 4 produces MSAKERLKGKMTKDSVTLLPCFYFVELPILMSSVVSLYFLELTDIFKPVRTGYSCNDRSLSMPFIEPTKEAVPFLMLFSLAFAGPAATIMIGEGILYCCLARRNLAIKTEANINAAGCNFNSYIRRAVRFVGVHVFGLCITALITDIIQLSTGYHAPYFLTVCKPNYTILNTSCDENSFIVDDICSGPDPAAINAGRKSFPSQHATLAAFSAVYISMYFNATLTDSSKLLKPLLVFSFIICGIICGLTRIIQFKNHAMDVYCGFLIGGGIAVYLGLYAVGNFKTSEDTSLKPQHPRPNQHQNQHQHHRQPQQPQPPPQPQLVVPPPAMREPLRPLPNLNTDPPRLLPPKSLSMRERPTSARSENFLLRGPSRDSSMSLKRSSTEVECITPPSPLCKESFVTFSNTLPRVHSTGVEEPVPRRHAAIHTSMDSTRSKQLLSQWKIKNESRKMSLQVMEGEAGHSPQRNMELRCSSEPSAVGLDGEFRCGPPTQYMKLAASSVPLANQNNTGGLPGGARVSIQSRPGSSQLVHIPEETQENVCFSPEEDCGEVNDCGGGNARAKWLKVAEKSTACRTNSQPRIMQVIAMSKQQGMLHGSPKSEASTVSCTGSIRYKALMDQEPNAGIVRVEAHPEHRPVVKPPSTDGSGSWRWKPQERGSIRQSLELNDSESCESLKDGYSSIDGNRSLPDMTNPHHPHFHHHHHQQSITTIRVTPVEGSSEATSETLSTTSSRDSTLRRKGNIILLPDRGPSPDNARNLPHFFKPSPTPPPILTFKE; encoded by the exons ATGTCTGCCAAGGAGAGACTCAAAGGCAAGATGACCAAAGACAGCGTTACCTTGCTGCCCTGCTTTTATTTCGTGGAG CTCCCAATACTGATGTCCTCAGTGGTCAGTTTGTATTTCCTGGAGTTGACGGACATTTTTAAGCCTGTGCGAACAGGCTACAGCTGCAATGACCGCAGTCTCAGCATGCCTTTCATTGAACCCACTAAAGAGGCCGTTCCCTTTCTGATGCTCTTCAGTCTGGCTTTTGCTGGGCCAGCAGCAACG ATTATGATTGGGGAAGGGATCCTATACTGCTGTCTGGCCAGAAGAAATCTCGCCATCAAAACAGAGGCAAACATAAATGCAGCCGGCTGCAATTTCAACTCGTACATCCGGAGGGCTGTGAGATTTGTTG GGGTTCATGTGTTTGGCCTGTGCATCACGGCGCTCATCACAGACATTATCCAGTTGTCCACAGGATACCACGCCCCTTACTTCCTCACTGTGTGCAAGCCCAATTACACCATCCTCAACACTTCCTGTGATGAGAACTCTTTCATTGTGGATGACATCTGCTCTGGGCCTGATCCAGCCGCCATCAACGCTGGCAG GAAGTCCTTCCCGTCTCAGCATGCCACTCTGGCTGCCTTCTCGGCTGTGTACATCTCC ATGTATTTTAATGCCACCCTGACTGACTCCTCAAAGCTCCTGAAGCCGCTCTTGGTTTTCTCCTTTATCATCTGTGGCATTATCTGCGGCCTGACTCGCATCATTCAGTTCAAGAACCATGCGATGGATGTTTACTGTGGCTTTCTCATTGGTGGGGGCATAGCTGTCTACCTG GGTCTATATGCAGTCGGGAACTTCAAAACCAGCGAAGACACATCTCTAAAGCCGCAACATCCACGTCCAAATCAACACCAGAACCAACATCAGCATCACCGCCAACCGCAACAACCACAACCTCCACCACAGCCCCAGCTGGTTGTGCCTCCGCCTGCCATGCGGGAGCCTCTGAGACCCCTTCCCAACCTGAATACAGATCCACCACGCTTACTACCACCTAAGAGCCTTAGCATGAGGGAACGTCCCACCTCTGCACGCTCAGAGAACTTCCTGCTTCGCGGACCCTCCCGAGACAGCTCCATGTCCTTGAAGAGGTCAAGCACAGAGGTGGAGTGCATCACACCACCCAGCCCGCTCTGCAAAGAAAGCTTTGTGACGTTTAGCAACACACTGCCTCGCGTGCACTCGACAGGGGTCGAAGAACCTGTACCTCGCCGACATGCTGCCATCCACACCTCCATGGACTCCACGCGTTCCAAGCAGCTGCTCTCGCAGTGGAAAATCAAGAACGAGAGCCGCAAGATGTCTCTGCAAGTGATGGAGGGGGAAGCCGGGCACTCGCCTCAACGCAACATGGAGCTCCGTTGCAGTTCAGAGCCCTCTGCCGTGGGCTTGGATGGCGAGTTCCGCTGTGGGCCTCCCACGCAGTACATGAAACTAGCCGCCAGCTCTGTGCCATTGGCCAATCAAAACAATACAGGTGGCTTACCGGGTGGAGCCAGGGTATCTATCCAATCACGGCCCGGCTCTTCTCAACTGGTACACATCCCTGAGGAGACTCAAGAGAACGTGTGCTTCTCCCCTGAGGAGGATTGTGGGGAGGTGAATGATTGTGGGGGTGGGAATGCCCGCGCTAAATGGCTAAAGGTGGCAGAGAAAAGCACCGCTTGCAGGACTAATAGCCAGCCGCGTATCATGCAGGTCATCGCCATGTCCAAGCAGCAGGGTATGCTGCACGGTAGTCCTAAAAGCGAGGCCAGTACGGTCAGCTGTACCGGCTCCATCCGCTACAAAGCCTTGATGGATCAGGAGCCTAACGCAGGCATCGTTCGAGTAGAAGCCCACCCTGAGCACAGGCCTGTGGTTAAACCGCCCTCCACAGACGGCAGCGGCTCCTGGAGGTGGAAGCCGCAGGAGCGTGGAAGCATCCGACAGTCCCTCGAGCTCAATGACTCTGAGAGTTGCGAGTCGTTGAAAGATGGCTACAGCTCCATCGATGGCAATCGGAGCCTGCCTGACATGACCAACCCGCATCACCCACATTTCCACCATCACCACCACCAACAGAGTATTACCACCATCCGTGTCACACCGGTGGAAGGAAGCAGCGAAGCCACCTCTGAGACGCTCTCCACCACCTCCAGTCGAGATTCCACTCTACGCAGGAAAGGCAATATAATCCTGCTGCCCGACAGAGGACCAAGTCCTGACAACGCCAGGAACCTGCCTCACTTTTTCAAACCTTCTCCTACACCTCCTCCCATTTTGACTTTCAAAGAGTGA
- the plppr5a gene encoding phospholipid phosphatase-related protein type 5a isoform X1, which produces MLYFQLVIMAGTVMLAYYFEYTDTFNVHVQGFFCHDNAYTKPYLGSEESSAIPPAILYAVVAGVPSLVITVTESVLFLLQYVSEDLDNREKIIVMGDCCYLNPLVRRTFRFLGVYAFGLFATDIFVNSGQVVTGNLSPYFLTVCKPNYTALGCQQVVRFINQQEACTGNENEILHARKSFPSKEAAISVYAALYVAMYITCSVKAKGTRLAKPVLSLGLMCLAFLAGINRVVEYRNHWSDVIAGFVIGGAISVFMVVYVVKSFKGKPLLDEIPPEESVSSGPVLTQPRMEDSMEKYIASQNPITYTEIT; this is translated from the exons ATGCTTTACTTTCAGTTGGTGATCATGGCAGGAACTGTCATGCTGGCATATTACTTTGAGTATACCGATACTTTTAACGTGCACGTCCAGGGCTTTTTTTGTCATGATAACGCCTATACAAAGCCCTATCTTGGATCAGAGGAATCCAGTGCGATCCCTCCTGCTATCCTTTACGCGGTGGTCGCAGGGGTCCCCTCACTTGTG ATTACAGTGACTGAGTCGGTGCTCTTCTTGCTGCAGTATGTCTCTGAGGATCTAGACAACAGAGAGAAGATTATTGTGATGGGGGACTGTTGTTACCTCAACCCTCTGGTCCGAAGGACATTTCGCTTTCTCG GTGTGTACGCATTTGGCCTTTTTGCCACAGATATCTTTGTTAATTCTGGGCAGGTGGTAACAGGAAATTTGTCTCCATActtcctgacggtgtgtaaacCCAACTACACAGCACTGGGGTGCCAACAGGTGGTGCGTTTCATCAACCAACAGGAAGCCTGTACAGGCAATGAGAACGAGATCTTACACGCTCGCAAGTCCTTCCCATCCAAAGAGGCAGCCATCAGTGTCTACGCTGCTCTTTATGTTGCT ATGTACATCACATGCTCAGTGAAGGCCAAAGGCACACGGCTGGCCAAGCCAGTGCTCTCTCTGGGGCTCATGTGTCTGGCGTTTCTAGCGGGGATTAATCGTGTGGTGGAGTACCGCAACCACTGGTCTGATGTCATCGCTGGCTTTGTCATCGGAGGAGCCATTTCAGTCTTTATG GTGGTGTATGTGGTGAAAAGTTTCAAAGGAAAGCCTTTACTAGATGAGATACCGCCGGAGGAGAGTGTGTCCAGTGGTCCTGTGCTCACTCAGCCTAGGATGGAAGACAGCATGGAGAAATACATAGCCTCCCAG aatcCCATCACCTACACTGAGATCACATGA
- the plppr5a gene encoding phospholipid phosphatase-related protein type 5a isoform X2 yields the protein MASFKPYQWRTKWTSNIRICLRYSIVSITVTESVLFLLQYVSEDLDNREKIIVMGDCCYLNPLVRRTFRFLGVYAFGLFATDIFVNSGQVVTGNLSPYFLTVCKPNYTALGCQQVVRFINQQEACTGNENEILHARKSFPSKEAAISVYAALYVAMYITCSVKAKGTRLAKPVLSLGLMCLAFLAGINRVVEYRNHWSDVIAGFVIGGAISVFMVVYVVKSFKGKPLLDEIPPEESVSSGPVLTQPRMEDSMEKYIASQNPITYTEIT from the exons ATGGCAAGTTTCAAACCTTACCAATGGAGAACAAAATGGACCTCGAACATCCGGATATGTCTTCGATACTCGATCGTTTCT ATTACAGTGACTGAGTCGGTGCTCTTCTTGCTGCAGTATGTCTCTGAGGATCTAGACAACAGAGAGAAGATTATTGTGATGGGGGACTGTTGTTACCTCAACCCTCTGGTCCGAAGGACATTTCGCTTTCTCG GTGTGTACGCATTTGGCCTTTTTGCCACAGATATCTTTGTTAATTCTGGGCAGGTGGTAACAGGAAATTTGTCTCCATActtcctgacggtgtgtaaacCCAACTACACAGCACTGGGGTGCCAACAGGTGGTGCGTTTCATCAACCAACAGGAAGCCTGTACAGGCAATGAGAACGAGATCTTACACGCTCGCAAGTCCTTCCCATCCAAAGAGGCAGCCATCAGTGTCTACGCTGCTCTTTATGTTGCT ATGTACATCACATGCTCAGTGAAGGCCAAAGGCACACGGCTGGCCAAGCCAGTGCTCTCTCTGGGGCTCATGTGTCTGGCGTTTCTAGCGGGGATTAATCGTGTGGTGGAGTACCGCAACCACTGGTCTGATGTCATCGCTGGCTTTGTCATCGGAGGAGCCATTTCAGTCTTTATG GTGGTGTATGTGGTGAAAAGTTTCAAAGGAAAGCCTTTACTAGATGAGATACCGCCGGAGGAGAGTGTGTCCAGTGGTCCTGTGCTCACTCAGCCTAGGATGGAAGACAGCATGGAGAAATACATAGCCTCCCAG aatcCCATCACCTACACTGAGATCACATGA